One Sanguibacter sp. HDW7 DNA window includes the following coding sequences:
- the ftsY gene encoding signal recognition particle-docking protein FtsY, whose translation MPENFWIWIVLGVVLLGLAGGAALLAPRLSRRPQEPRPAERPAPTTPEATDTDAETAPVDTVPTLPEASAEVEAPALDVPEPVTGRLARLRARLARSGSPLGARLLAVLSRDHLSEDDWDELEETLLLADVGAGPSAELIDALRTQVRVYGVSDPAQVRAMLRTALLDLVDPSLDRSLATDPTLGEDGARVPSVVLVVGVNGTGKTTTVGKLARVLVAEGSEVVLGAADTFRAAAADQLETWGSRVGVPVVRSDKDGADPAAVAFDAVRRGRTDGVDVVLVDTAGRLQNKSGLMDELGKIRRVIEKEAPLREVLLVLDATTGQNGLMQARVFGEVAGVTGIVLTKLDGTAKGGIVVAVQRELGVPVKLVGLGEGPDDLAPFEPEAFVDGLLGD comes from the coding sequence ATGCCCGAGAACTTCTGGATCTGGATCGTCCTCGGCGTCGTGCTCCTCGGCCTTGCCGGCGGTGCCGCGCTGCTCGCCCCCCGACTCTCGCGTCGTCCGCAGGAGCCCCGACCCGCTGAGCGGCCCGCACCGACGACGCCCGAGGCGACCGACACCGACGCCGAGACTGCCCCTGTCGACACCGTGCCGACGCTTCCCGAGGCCTCGGCCGAGGTCGAGGCGCCCGCCCTCGACGTCCCCGAGCCCGTCACGGGCCGCCTCGCCCGTCTGCGGGCGCGGCTCGCACGCTCGGGCTCGCCGCTCGGCGCGCGCCTGCTCGCGGTCCTCTCGCGCGACCACCTCTCCGAGGACGACTGGGACGAGCTCGAGGAGACGCTCCTGCTCGCCGACGTCGGCGCGGGCCCGTCGGCCGAGCTCATCGACGCGCTGCGCACGCAGGTCCGCGTCTACGGCGTCTCCGACCCTGCGCAGGTGCGCGCGATGCTGCGCACCGCGCTGCTCGACCTCGTGGACCCGAGCCTCGACCGGTCGCTGGCGACCGACCCGACCCTCGGCGAGGACGGTGCGCGCGTGCCGTCGGTCGTGCTCGTCGTCGGCGTGAACGGCACGGGCAAGACGACGACGGTCGGCAAGCTCGCGCGCGTCCTCGTGGCCGAGGGGTCCGAGGTCGTCCTGGGTGCGGCGGACACGTTCCGCGCGGCCGCGGCCGACCAGCTCGAGACGTGGGGATCGCGTGTCGGCGTGCCCGTCGTGCGCTCGGACAAGGACGGCGCGGACCCCGCCGCCGTCGCGTTCGACGCCGTGCGGCGCGGGCGCACCGACGGCGTCGACGTCGTGCTCGTCGACACCGCCGGCCGCCTCCAGAACAAGTCGGGGCTCATGGACGAGCTCGGCAAGATCCGTCGGGTCATCGAGAAGGAGGCCCCGCTGCGCGAGGTCCTTCTCGTGCTCGATGCGACGACGGGTCAGAACGGCCTCATGCAGGCCCGCGTCTTCGGCGAGGTCGCGGGCGTCACGGGCATCGTGCTCACGAAGCTCGACGGCACCGCGAAGGGTGGCATCGTCGTCGCGGTGCAGCGCGAGCTCGGCGTCCCGGTCAAGCTCGTCGGCCTCGGCGAGGGCCCGGACGATCTCGCACCGTTCGAGCCCGAGGCGTTCGTCGACGGGCTGCTCGGCGACTGA